From the genome of Calliopsis andreniformis isolate RMS-2024a unplaced genomic scaffold, iyCalAndr_principal scaffold0022, whole genome shotgun sequence:
AACTCTGTCAGGTTCGATAATCGATTAAGAGAGTTAAAAAATAACTTGAATTTATTAGCATTTTATTATTTAGTTACATTGGGGATATGTTTGCAGTAGATATATCTATAGAGACAGTGTGTAAAAATCCAATTAAAAAACTATTTTGATACTTGGATTCATTAATTCTTCTATAtcagtttctttatttttttaaattttttattgcaGAACATACTAACATATTAATCGTCTGTACTTGATTATATGAGGAATAGATTAGAATTAATATACTTATTAATTAAACTCTATgttttgttttaattatttatatttttgaaaagaaTCTTTCGTGTAGTTTataattaattcatttagttaTTAGGTCTCCATTCTATGAAAATTTTTTTAACACGTAATCATTCTAAATTAAACCTAAAACGTCATTAACACAAAGAATGAAAAAATGTACAGTCTCTATTCGCTATAATCTCGCAACTCGTTATCGCCAGTGAGCTTATAAAGTGTAGAAAACGCGTCTAAAATTAAGCCATATATCAATTTGTATAGGTTTcattaaaaaaagtaaaaataatataaatgaacTCACAACGAATAAATGTAGCaaagtatataatttataaaaaaagcaATTTCCATAGACGAAATAATATTTGATAATTAAAACGAATTCTCTCCAATTCACTTTTTTCAATAGACAAACATATGATCCTAAAAATCAGGACTGCAACTTtaatgaaaattttcaaataaccaAATGCCATTTAAAAATCTGTGAAGAATTATTCACAATTTGTTTTCATCAGTGAAAAATATCATCAGAAGTTCCTGAGTGCAACCTTATGCAACAACATCGATAATCGATATTTTTCAGCGTGTAATATTGTCGTGTAGTGCATTCCTCTTTGCATGTAAACGTTACGTATGCAATGTCGCAGAACGAAGATAACTTGCCACGTCGTTCGCGAACCGTGACCTTATTTCGTTTTTCACCTTGACCCTTGCTAAGATACACACTTTCATTCAGCTTCCtttgtttttctttctttctgatCGCATCAAAGCCTCGCAGTTCTCCAATCATCTTTGCAACACGAAACTTTGTTATGATGCTTTTAGTGACAAATGAAAAAATGCTAGTTGAATATGCATTAATCATAAGTCTTCGAAAAACAACATATAATCGATGACTTCGTCTAGAAGAGACCCTGATGGTTTTTAAAACGCATTATCGACTCTCTGGTAATCTGCTACCATCTTCCAACTTATGTCATTAGTCTGCAAAATCGCAGGAAAAGTGTTGTGAAGTTTTTGTGAAGCTATTAAGTGAGTCACTTGGCAAATTCGAGGAAGAATTATGGTAGATTTCTGTTTTCTGTTATCGGGAAAGAAGATTTCTTTAATGATATTGAATTGTCATATTGGATACACAATGTTAACGCCAAGATCTTAAAAGAGTAATTAAAAAAGTTTTTTTAATTACTTGAAGGAGAATTAACTGCTTCTTAGAAGAAACTATGAAACTAATTCTTTAATATCGTACATATTAAATTTCTATATATGTTAATGAACCTTTCATCTGTGTCTGTACTACGCAAGTTTGATCTATAGATCACACAGGAAAACCTATATCTACTTAAAACAAATCATTGTTGGTCTTTGAAATTATTACTATCGATCTTTAAACGTGTTGTACCAACTATTTCGTCAGCTTGAAAATTTCCCTGCATGTGTGTTGTCAATCGATCGTCTGTCTCTACATTCCTCTAAGAAATAACGCAAAATGTAGAAGCTGGAGAAAATGTTGAAAAACGAAACCCAAAACGTACCAGTGTATGTATAATATTAACAACCTACACGTGATTGTACTTGGTGAAGTAACACTTCAAAGTGAACCTTAAAACGCATGCTGACAGTAACACCGAAAGTAAGACCCACAAAAGCATTGCGCCACGATTTACCTGGAAACAATTAACAAAACGAAAAAAAATGGTATTCTGTTTCTTTTCATCGGCGAAGACGGATTGGAAGAAAATGGTAAATCACATGTCGTGGAACTCGTCGGAGTGCCCAGGGCGAAACGGGAATCTTCCAGCACTGAAAGCACTGCTAAAAGCACCGCTACACCTACAGACCCTACCACTGCCTCTGCACGCAGCACAAGTCCCCCAATGACATCTACAAATAAGCCAGGTCCCGCCAGGCCTGCATCCAACTCAAGTCCTACAACCAGTTCCACGCCTGATTCAAGTTCAACAGCACCTAAGCCGAGTCCAACAACCGGATCTACGACAAAACCAAAGCCAAAGCCTGCGCCCAAGCCTAGAGCCAGGCCTACGCTGCCCAAGCCAACCACCACGACCTCTAGACCCTCTGCCTCGACCACTGGAGCCCCCAGGACCACTCCTCGCAGGGCACCTAGGCCCATCGCTGCTGTGACGACACCTAGGACCCCTCCTTCCCGCAGGACACCTAGGCCAACTGCTTCTGCCACGACACCTAAGCCCACCACTGCTGCCACGACACCTACGACAACCACCACACCTGCGTCTACAACTCGAAAGCCTTCAGACTCTGGAAAATCTACCAAGCCAGAACCACCAACAACGTCCTCAGCACCTGAAATAGGCGTACGATTCGGTGGTAGTGAAGATGAACCACAGGAATCTGACAACGAACCAGTGGCTGTGTCATCCTCCAAGCCTAATGCACAAGGAGCACCGCTTGCAGCAAGTCCTAGGGGACCTGGAGCACAGAACTTCCCTGCGCCCTCGTTTCCCTTCATGCCCAGCTTCGTTCCTATTTTTGGGTCTTATAATCCCTACAGTGATCCCCTGTTCAACTCTATCCCAGGTCCAAATAGCAATACGTGGACAGGAACCAGCGATGGCGCTGGGGTAGGAGCTGCGTCGGCTGGTGCTTTCGCTAGTTCATCGGCTGGAGCCTTCGCTGGGGCTGGTTCTGACAAGGGGTCGGTTGCTGATCGTGGGGCATTCGTTGACACCAGCAACGTACCCAACAGGGATTATGCGCCGAACACGGGTTTCGGTTGGGGATATGGTGGAGGATTTGGTAACGCTGGAGGATTTAGTAGCCCTGGAGGATTTAATAACCCTGGAGGATTTAGTAACGCTGGAGGAGGTAATATTCAATGGGAGGGCATACTCGAGCTCTTGAGAATTCCATTGATGGGTAATGGAAGACTGTTAGATGGATAATGCATGCTCTCTGACCATACACGATTAGGAAAATTAATTGGATTCGATGGAGTTAGGTTGATTGCTTGGAAGGGAAATTGTAATCTTGATGAACGTGTTACAGTTAACACGAAGTacagaattttcaatttttaagctGTTTAGATTCAATTATTTAGAAGATGGTAGGAAATTTGAAGAATTTAGAAAAACATTCTTTTCGAAAGTCCTTGTATATGTTTTTGTTAGTTTCAAGTTTTTAACATGGCTTTTCTTTTTTACAGACACGCTTTTCGAGCCGAACTCATTTGCTTTTCCTGGTTACAATCTGGACAGTCTTCAGAAGCAATTTGAAGAGAACTTCAGACAGTTACAGAATCAGTTccagcaacagcaacaagcGTAAGTTTCAAAAGTTCAGGGAAcatatttttaatgaaaaaaagTCTATTTGAATGGTTAAAAAAGGTCCCCAGGTCTTTTAGTATTCTTTACTCATTTTGTGAGAAATGTGATTTATCCAGAATCACATAATGGGATTCCAAATtgtatattttgaaaaattcatATTACTAATTCATTTGAATAACTGTATAATGTATTCCTTTCGATCAGGCAACTCAAGGAAGTatctttcctcttcaatttcGAACTATTAGAATGTCCGAATACTCCCAATCAAGTAAACTCTTGACTACGGGGTTTCCCCAGACTGCTTCCTGTCGCTATGCTACTCATACACGTTACACACACGTACA
Proteins encoded in this window:
- the LOC143186954 gene encoding uncharacterized protein LOC143186954, which codes for MDIRILTLLVLITIAGSSADLRSPFRLRRSPNSNTWTGTSDGAGVGAASAGAFASSSAGAFAGAGSDKGSVADRGAFVDTSNVPNRDYAPNTGFGWGYGGGFGNAGGFSSPGGFNNPGGFSNAGGDTLFEPNSFAFPGYNLDSLQKQFEENFRQLQNQFQQQQQALFDTANRIGTDGYSGSGAPGGSSAVSSINLGPGGGYQAGAISPAAPGIASRFGEDIPPPSGNSYGVFAGSSSRTVVGPDGKPISHKVSTTGVNDNGKITFRTIQD